In Ruminococcaceae bacterium BL-4, one DNA window encodes the following:
- the metF gene encoding 5,10-methylenetetrahydrofolate reductase: MKIIDLLNSGHTTISCELFPPKKGEDLPQAQEVVKQIAALHPAFMSVTYGAGGGTSATTVRIAQEVQKSHVPALAHLTCVSSTRDEISERLSELKKAGIENILALRGDIPEGKDFPSPNQYHYASELIREIKARGDFCIGGACYPEGHVECAHKTEDIRHLHEKVEAGCDFLTSQMFFDNDLFYNFMFRALAGGVNVPIIAGIMPVTNAKQITRICSLSGTILPQRFKAIADRFGSDPKAMKQAGIAYATEQIINLISNGVPHIHIYTMNKPDIAAAIFHNLSDVISCHGN, translated from the coding sequence ATGAAAATTATCGACTTATTAAATAGTGGACATACTACCATTTCCTGTGAACTGTTTCCTCCCAAAAAGGGAGAAGATTTACCCCAGGCGCAGGAAGTTGTAAAGCAGATTGCTGCTCTGCACCCCGCTTTTATGAGCGTCACTTACGGAGCAGGCGGCGGAACAAGTGCGACAACCGTTCGAATTGCACAGGAGGTTCAAAAAAGTCATGTGCCGGCTCTTGCACATCTAACCTGTGTCTCTTCTACGCGGGATGAGATTTCCGAGCGCCTCTCAGAGCTGAAAAAAGCTGGAATCGAAAATATTCTGGCACTGAGAGGCGATATTCCGGAAGGCAAAGACTTCCCCTCGCCAAATCAATATCACTATGCAAGCGAACTGATTCGGGAAATTAAAGCACGGGGTGACTTTTGTATCGGCGGAGCGTGCTATCCAGAAGGTCATGTGGAATGTGCGCATAAGACAGAGGATATTCGTCATCTGCATGAAAAAGTTGAAGCCGGCTGTGATTTTCTGACGAGTCAAATGTTCTTCGATAATGATTTATTCTACAATTTTATGTTTCGTGCTCTGGCAGGCGGCGTCAATGTGCCGATTATTGCAGGCATTATGCCGGTAACAAATGCGAAACAGATTACCCGCATCTGTTCACTTTCCGGAACAATTCTTCCCCAGCGATTCAAAGCAATCGCCGACCGCTTTGGTTCCGACCCGAAAGCAATGAAACAGGCTGGAATTGCTTATGCTACTGAGCAGATCATCAACTTGATCAGCAATGGAGTTCCCCACATCCACATTTATACGATGAACAAACCGGATATTGCCGCGGCAATTTTTCATAACCTATCCGACGTCATCTCCTGCCATGGAAATTAA
- a CDS encoding protein of unknown function (Evidence 5 : Unknown function) has product MIYNANYVTLIYFGFKVRKKREKRRIFKRCKREKSFHRAWDSC; this is encoded by the coding sequence ATGATTTATAATGCAAACTATGTGACACTTATTTATTTTGGCTTTAAAGTAAGGAAAAAAAGAGAAAAGAGAAGGATTTTTAAAAGATGCAAGAGAGAGAAAAGTTTTCATCGCGCCTGGGATTCCTGTTGA
- a CDS encoding Vitamin B12 dependent methionine synthase activation region translates to MEINRREIERYLGFRGHPADPQTRERIESCLKELLNRIRPRSIYANYPVTLSGSLCKIGPFKTESRDLAHHLSLCKSAYLFAATLGPAPDLLIRRATTQDMNLALIYQASSAALIESYCNEVCSSLRSSIHSDSLFLKPRFSPGYGDFPLSGQGSLLRILEAEKRIGLTATESDILAPSKSVTAIIGVTTEGQDCHEGHCSSCKKTDCEFRDSDA, encoded by the coding sequence ATGGAAATTAACCGTCGGGAAATCGAACGTTATCTGGGCTTTCGGGGACATCCGGCCGATCCCCAAACCAGAGAGCGGATCGAATCCTGCTTAAAAGAACTCCTCAATAGAATTCGACCGCGAAGCATTTATGCAAACTATCCGGTAACGTTATCCGGTTCTCTCTGCAAAATTGGCCCTTTTAAAACAGAAAGCCGTGATTTAGCTCACCATCTTAGTCTTTGTAAAAGCGCCTATCTTTTTGCAGCGACACTTGGTCCCGCGCCTGATCTTCTGATTCGCCGCGCAACCACACAAGATATGAACCTTGCCCTCATTTATCAGGCAAGTTCCGCAGCGCTGATCGAATCCTACTGCAATGAGGTCTGCTCCTCTCTGCGGTCATCTATTCATTCAGACAGTCTCTTCCTTAAGCCGCGCTTTTCTCCGGGATATGGGGATTTTCCGCTCTCCGGCCAAGGCTCTCTGCTTCGCATTTTAGAAGCCGAAAAGCGAATTGGTCTGACTGCTACCGAAAGCGATATCCTTGCCCCGTCCAAAAGCGTAACGGCAATTATCGGCGTCACCACAGAAGGACAAGACTGCCACGAAGGGCATTGCAGTTCCTGCAAAAAAACAGACTGCGAATTTCGAGATTCAGACGCATAA
- a CDS encoding Transporter, which yields MQEREKFSSRLGFLLISAGCAIGLGNVWRFPYITGKYGGGAFVLVYLFFLLILGLPIMVMEFSVGRASQKSAARSFHILEPAGSKWHLYSYGAIAGNFLLMMFYTTVAGWMLDYFVKFLRGEFQGRSPEEVKTVFGTMLTNSGEMTFWMVVVVLLGFGICAMGLKNGVERINKIMMVSLFVVMVILAVRSVTLPGAAEGMKFYLLPDFGRMMEVGLGEAVFAAMGQAFFTLSLGIGALAIFGSYIGKDRSLTGESIRIAGLDTFVALVAGMIIFPACFAFNIPTDSGPGLVFITLPNVFEQMSGGRIWGTLFFLFMSFAALSTVIAVFENLCAFGMELKHWSRKKAVLINLVLVLVLSLPCVLGFNLWSGFTPFGAGSTVQDLEDFLVSNNLLPLGSLVYLLFCVSKKGWGWDHFIEEANSGEGLKFPKSIRFYVTWVLPFIVLLIFVQGYLAKFWPGVFNV from the coding sequence ATGCAAGAGAGAGAAAAGTTTTCATCGCGCCTGGGATTCCTGTTGATTTCCGCAGGATGTGCAATCGGTCTTGGCAATGTTTGGAGATTCCCTTATATTACGGGGAAATATGGCGGCGGTGCATTTGTGCTGGTGTACCTGTTTTTCCTTTTAATTCTGGGCCTGCCGATTATGGTCATGGAATTTTCAGTGGGACGTGCAAGTCAAAAAAGTGCGGCGCGTTCTTTTCATATTCTGGAGCCTGCGGGCAGCAAATGGCATCTCTATAGTTATGGAGCAATCGCGGGAAATTTTCTGCTGATGATGTTCTATACGACGGTTGCCGGCTGGATGCTGGATTATTTTGTGAAATTTTTAAGAGGCGAATTTCAAGGACGTTCTCCCGAAGAAGTGAAAACCGTTTTCGGAACGATGCTCACGAATTCCGGTGAAATGACCTTTTGGATGGTTGTTGTTGTTCTGTTGGGCTTTGGAATTTGTGCGATGGGGCTCAAAAACGGAGTAGAGCGGATTAATAAGATCATGATGGTCAGCCTGTTTGTGGTAATGGTTATTTTGGCAGTTCGTTCGGTAACACTGCCAGGTGCCGCAGAAGGAATGAAATTTTATCTGTTGCCGGATTTTGGGCGTATGATGGAGGTGGGCCTCGGAGAAGCAGTCTTTGCAGCGATGGGACAGGCTTTCTTTACTCTCAGCCTTGGAATCGGTGCACTTGCTATTTTCGGCAGCTATATTGGAAAGGATCGCTCTCTGACAGGAGAAAGCATCAGAATCGCCGGATTGGATACCTTTGTCGCTCTGGTTGCCGGCATGATTATTTTTCCGGCATGCTTTGCATTTAATATTCCGACGGATAGCGGTCCGGGACTTGTATTTATTACATTGCCGAATGTTTTTGAACAAATGTCCGGAGGGAGAATCTGGGGTACACTTTTCTTCCTGTTTATGAGCTTTGCAGCTTTGAGCACAGTAATTGCTGTTTTTGAAAACTTATGCGCCTTTGGAATGGAACTCAAACACTGGAGCCGGAAAAAAGCGGTTTTAATTAATTTAGTTCTCGTTTTGGTTCTGTCGCTTCCCTGTGTATTGGGCTTTAATCTGTGGAGCGGATTTACTCCTTTCGGCGCGGGTTCAACGGTACAGGATCTGGAAGATTTTTTGGTGAGCAATAACCTTCTTCCATTAGGCAGCCTTGTTTATTTACTATTTTGTGTTTCAAAAAAAGGCTGGGGTTGGGATCACTTTATCGAAGAAGCCAACAGCGGAGAAGGACTTAAATTCCCAAAATCAATTCGCTTTTATGTGACTTGGGTGCTGCCCTTTATTGTGCTGTTGATTTTTGTACAGGGATATCTGGCGAAATTTTGGCCGGGAGTTTTTAATGTCTAA
- the pglX gene encoding BREX-1 system adenine-specific DNA-methyltransferase PglX gives MKKEGESLDKSAVREVAQKARQQLEEMVQKNLSALHACRLSGDDAFRRDILLKEEEQRGTLTLCKKAAYRFFRELIAVRYMELNGYLPYRVLSSQKSDTVEPDFLAHWLLTHQDTLDRDALFTKLFQKTCLSLASQMPDYFPVPDEMDLLLSLSYRKGVVRTLCDGLSEEEWLGQVELIGWLYQSYHLQEKNAAIDLYAGKVKMKNLTAATQFFTTDWVVRYMVENSLGRVWLEGHPESRLRREMPYYLDLPEETKRAPMEPRDLKILDPCMGGGHILVYAFELLLKIYSECGVPPKRAASLILQDNLYGLDIDERSRELTAFALLMKARSCDPDIFEKGVILHFAAIHHSRKIDKEALHYASGGNEALYDDLQKLTAAFYYGDQFGSILNAPKVDLKALKSRFSVIRGEQYPDNLFRMEAQRKALQELWPLVCQAEIMGQKYTCVVTNPPYLNHMDKPLRNYVDKNFPDYNNDLFAVFMVHNFDFCKEDGYCAFMTPFVWMFIKSYESLRRFLIQEKSVSSLIQMEYSAFEEATVPLCSFVLQNQKEKYPGVYLRLTDYKGGMEEQKKRVLYDSLHPDSKDRFEASLKDFGEIPGMPFAYWADRNVGRAFREGAPLGKVAQISNGLFTCNNQRFLRFWYEVEPEEIDFWCEDESDCRMSGKRWFPYNKGGAFRKWYGNQLYVVDFADFGRDICAYRVKSGQSAAMPGRQNYFQPSLSWSFVSSSTFGVRYYPKGFVFDIAGSSIFPPKEDRLYRLGFLNSSTAFQILGFLNPTLNYQAGNLALLPILESSKKEQIWRLVQRNIDLCKADWDDHEISWNFNGNPLLKTGASTLQEAVKIWSRQIEDRREELRQNEEKINRHFADLYQIGAPVEVENKALSIAPPEPEKAMKGLASYFVGLLFGRYREDHFQVKSVSWESPCKIASAFSGFLEKRFGETAVPFAASFLGRETAEKGLETYFEKKFFAEHCRLYHKRPIYWQMKSGEKEFVYYHGDVWKAFCQIAESDPQSEIPKSILSSEIPLDRSLGISQNYESYQEILRKIP, from the coding sequence TTGAAAAAAGAAGGTGAAAGCTTGGATAAGAGTGCTGTGCGTGAAGTAGCGCAGAAAGCTAGACAGCAGTTGGAAGAAATGGTTCAAAAAAATCTTTCTGCACTTCATGCGTGCCGCCTTTCGGGGGATGATGCTTTTCGGCGGGATATTCTCCTCAAAGAAGAAGAGCAGCGAGGAACTTTAACACTTTGCAAAAAAGCTGCTTACCGATTTTTTCGGGAACTGATTGCTGTTCGGTATATGGAATTAAATGGATATCTTCCGTATCGGGTTCTGTCTTCTCAAAAATCAGATACGGTTGAACCTGATTTTTTGGCGCATTGGCTTTTAACCCATCAAGATACCTTGGATCGGGATGCACTTTTTACCAAGTTGTTTCAAAAAACCTGCCTGTCTCTTGCTTCGCAGATGCCGGATTATTTTCCAGTGCCGGATGAGATGGATCTGCTTCTCAGTTTAAGCTATCGAAAAGGCGTTGTTCGAACTTTGTGCGACGGCCTTTCCGAGGAAGAATGGCTGGGGCAGGTAGAATTAATTGGTTGGCTTTATCAGTCTTATCACCTGCAAGAAAAAAATGCGGCGATTGACCTTTATGCCGGTAAAGTTAAAATGAAAAATTTGACTGCGGCAACACAGTTCTTTACGACGGATTGGGTTGTTCGCTATATGGTCGAAAATTCTCTTGGCAGAGTTTGGCTGGAAGGACACCCGGAAAGCCGTCTGCGCAGGGAAATGCCTTATTATCTTGATCTTCCGGAAGAAACAAAGCGTGCTCCGATGGAACCGAGAGATTTAAAAATTCTGGATCCCTGTATGGGTGGCGGACATATTCTTGTCTATGCCTTTGAACTCTTGCTCAAAATTTATTCGGAATGTGGGGTTCCACCAAAGCGTGCCGCTTCTCTAATTTTGCAGGACAATCTTTATGGACTGGATATTGATGAGCGCAGCCGGGAACTGACGGCATTTGCACTTTTAATGAAAGCTCGTTCCTGTGATCCGGATATTTTTGAGAAAGGGGTTATTCTGCATTTTGCGGCAATTCATCACAGCCGCAAAATTGACAAAGAGGCACTTCACTATGCATCTGGAGGAAATGAAGCTTTATATGATGATTTACAGAAACTGACGGCTGCTTTTTATTATGGCGATCAGTTTGGTTCGATCCTGAATGCTCCAAAAGTGGATCTCAAAGCACTTAAATCCCGCTTTTCGGTGATTCGTGGGGAACAATATCCAGATAATTTGTTTCGTATGGAAGCACAGCGAAAAGCCCTGCAGGAATTGTGGCCGCTTGTTTGCCAAGCTGAGATCATGGGGCAAAAGTACACGTGTGTTGTTACGAATCCGCCTTACCTTAACCATATGGATAAGCCGCTTAGAAATTATGTAGATAAAAATTTCCCGGATTATAATAATGATCTTTTTGCAGTTTTTATGGTACATAATTTTGATTTTTGTAAGGAGGATGGCTATTGCGCATTCATGACGCCGTTTGTCTGGATGTTTATCAAATCCTATGAATCGCTGCGGCGCTTTTTAATTCAGGAAAAAAGTGTTTCCTCTTTGATACAAATGGAATATTCTGCTTTTGAAGAAGCAACCGTTCCGCTTTGTTCTTTCGTTTTGCAGAACCAAAAAGAAAAATATCCGGGGGTTTATCTGCGCTTGACGGATTACAAAGGGGGTATGGAGGAGCAGAAAAAGCGTGTCCTTTATGATTCTCTCCATCCGGACAGTAAAGATCGTTTCGAAGCATCTTTAAAAGATTTTGGAGAGATTCCAGGAATGCCGTTTGCCTATTGGGCGGATAGAAATGTTGGCAGGGCCTTTCGGGAGGGCGCGCCTCTCGGAAAAGTCGCACAGATCAGCAATGGACTTTTTACCTGTAATAATCAGCGCTTTTTGAGATTCTGGTATGAGGTAGAGCCGGAAGAAATTGATTTCTGGTGTGAAGATGAGTCTGATTGCCGAATGAGCGGAAAACGCTGGTTTCCTTACAACAAAGGCGGTGCCTTCCGAAAATGGTATGGAAATCAGCTCTATGTAGTGGATTTTGCGGATTTCGGCAGGGATATTTGTGCTTATCGGGTCAAAAGCGGGCAGTCTGCGGCGATGCCCGGTAGACAGAATTATTTTCAGCCCAGTCTTTCCTGGTCTTTTGTCAGTTCCAGCACGTTTGGAGTACGGTATTATCCGAAAGGATTTGTTTTTGATATTGCGGGCTCTTCGATTTTTCCGCCAAAAGAGGATCGATTGTATCGCTTAGGCTTTCTCAATTCCTCCACAGCATTTCAGATTTTGGGATTTTTGAATCCGACTCTAAATTATCAAGCTGGAAATCTTGCTCTTTTGCCGATTTTGGAGAGTTCAAAAAAAGAACAGATTTGGCGACTGGTACAAAGAAATATTGACCTTTGCAAAGCGGACTGGGATGACCATGAGATCAGTTGGAACTTTAATGGAAATCCACTTCTGAAGACAGGCGCGTCGACTTTGCAGGAGGCTGTGAAAATTTGGAGTCGGCAGATAGAAGACCGCAGAGAAGAACTGCGGCAGAATGAAGAAAAAATCAACCGTCATTTTGCTGATTTGTATCAGATTGGTGCGCCGGTTGAGGTAGAAAATAAAGCGCTTTCGATTGCACCGCCGGAACCGGAAAAGGCAATGAAAGGGCTTGCTTCTTATTTTGTCGGACTATTATTTGGACGTTATAGAGAAGATCATTTTCAAGTGAAATCCGTCTCTTGGGAAAGTCCTTGTAAGATTGCATCTGCTTTTTCCGGTTTTCTGGAAAAACGTTTTGGAGAAACCGCGGTTCCTTTTGCCGCTTCATTTTTAGGAAGAGAAACCGCAGAAAAAGGGTTAGAAACCTACTTCGAAAAAAAGTTTTTTGCAGAACATTGCAGACTTTATCACAAAAGGCCAATTTATTGGCAGATGAAAAGTGGAGAAAAAGAGTTTGTTTATTATCATGGGGATGTTTGGAAGGCCTTCTGCCAAATTGCAGAGAGCGATCCTCAAAGTGAGATACCAAAATCGATACTTTCTTCGGAAATCCCTCTTGATCGCAGCCTTGGAATTTCTCAGAATTATGAGTCATATCAAGAGATTTTGCGAAAGATCCCATAA